The Candidatus Polarisedimenticolaceae bacterium genomic sequence GAGGAGGTCGTGGCGCGGTCGATGTCGCAGCGCCCCGGAGGCGGGTCGCACTCCCCGTTCACCGAGATCACCGACGAGGACATCGACGCGCTGTTCAACTGACCGTTCGGCCGTGGCCGGACCGGTGTCACGATGACGTTCATCAACTACGCGGCCCGAGAGATCAACTGCAAGATCGTGTACTACGGTCCCGGCCTGTGCGGGAAGACGACGAACATCCAGTTCATCTACGACAAGACCAACCCCCAGGCGAAAGGCAAGCTGATCTCGCTCGCCACGGAGACGGATCGCACCCTCTTCTTCGACTTCCTGCCGATCGAGCTGGGCTCGATCCGCGGGTTCCGGACCCGGTTCCACCTCTACACGGTTCCGGGCCAGGTCTTCTACGACGCGTCACGCAAGCTGATCCTCAAGGGCGTCGACGGCGTCGTGTTCGTGGCGGACTCGCAGGAGGCCCGGATGGACGCCAACGTCGAGTCGATCCGGAACCTCGCCTACAACCTCCGCGAGCACGGCTACGACGTCGGATCGATCCCCTACGTCCTCCAGCTGAACAAGCGCGACCTCCCGACGGCGGTGCCGGTGGACGCCATGGCCAAGGCTCTCCGCAGGGGGGACGAACCGGTGTTCGAGGCCGTAGCCTTCAAAGGGATCGGCGTTTTCGACACGCTGAAGGCCGTGGTCAAGCAGGTCCTGGTCAACCTGAAGAGCCGCTGACCTGCCTTGACAGCCTCCGGACCCCCTTCTAACATGCCGAATTTCGACGGTACGGGAGTGCTCCGATGTACGCTGTGATCGAAACCGGTGGCAAGCAGCACCGTGTCGAGGTGGGCGAGGTCGTCCAGGTCGAACGGACCGGCGCCGAGCTCGGCGCGAAGGTCGTTTTCGACCGCGTTCTCATGGTGGGCGACGGTTCCGCCGTTCGCGTCGGGAGCCCGTCGGTCGAGGGGGCCACGGTCCGCGGTACGGTCCTCGAGCTCGACCGCGCCAAGAAGGTGCTCACCTATCAATACCGGCGTCGCCAGAATTCGAGCCGCAAGCGCCGCGGCCACCGCCAGGACTACATGGCGGTGAAGATCGACGCCATTCAGGGCTGAGCGGAGGACGCCGATGGCTCACAAGAAAGCAGGCGGCAGTTCCCGCAACGGCCGCGATTCGAACTCGCAGCGACTGGGCGTGAAGGCGTTCGACGGGGAGGCGGTCCTCGGAGGCGCGATCATCGTCCGGCAGCGCGGCACCCCGATCAAGCCTGGCCTCAACGTGGGCCGCGGCAAGGACGACACCCTCTTCGCGATGGTCGCCGGAAAGGTCAAGTTCCGCGACCGCGGGAAGATGGGACGTTTCGTCAACATCGTCCCCGCCGAATAAGGCCGGGGCCGGTACCGGCCCGATGTTCGTCGACGAAGCCACCGTCCAGGTCCATGGAGGGGACGGCGGGAACGGCTGCTGTTCGTTCCGCCGCGAGAAGTACGTCCCGAAGGGGGGGCCGGACGGAGGCGACGGCGGGGCCGGCGGCTCCGTCGTGCTGGTCGCGGACCCGGAGGTGTCGACCCTCCTCCCCTTCCGCTACAAGACCATCTTCAAGGCCGAGCGCGGGCGGCACGGCGAAGGCGCCAATCGCTCGGGTCGGTCCGGGGCGGACCTCGAGGTCCACGTGCCCCCGGGAACCCTCGTCTGGTCGGAGGACCGGACCCGCCGGCTCGCCTGGCTCGCGGAGCCCGGCGCGAGATGGGTAGCCGCCCGCGGCGGCCGGGGCGGCCGGGGCAACTCGAGATTCGCCACCTCCACCAACCAGGCACCGACCAGGCACGAGCCCGGCGAGCCGGGCGAACAGGGCGTTCTGCGGCTCGAGTTACGCCTGCTCGCGGACGTGGGGCTCGTCGGATTCCCCAACGCCGGGAAGTCGACCCTGATCTCGCGCATCTCCGCCGCACGTCCGAAGATCGCGGATTACCCGTTCACGACGCTCGAGCCCCACCTCGGGGTCGTCGACCTCGGGGACCGACCCGGATTCGTCGTCGCCGACATCCCGGGGCTGATCGAGGGCGCGCACGGGGGGGCCGGACTCGGAGACCGCTTCCTGCGCCACATCGAACGCTGCCGGCTGCTGCTCCACCTCGTCGACCCGGCGGCCCCCGACCGCGATCCCGTTCGCGACGCCGAGATCATCGATCGGGAGCTGGCCGCGTACTCCGGGACCCTCGCGGAGAAGCCGCGCATCGTCGTCGTCACGAAAAGCGATGCCCTTCAGGACCGCAGCGCGCTCGGGCGGATCGACGCCTGGGCGAGGTCGAGGGGGTTCGAGTGCCTCGTCGTCTCCGCGGTGAGCGGCGAGGGACTTCCCGCCCTGCTCCACGCCGCCGCGGATGCGCTCGAGCGGCTCCCTCGAGCGTCGGCGGAATCGGAGGATCTCGCGGGGTGAGTCTCGCCGTGGGCCTTCTCGGGGGAACCTTCGACCCGGTGCACGAAGGCCATCTGCACGCCGCGACGTGCGTGCGGTCGGCCCTCGGGCTCCCCCGCGTCGCGCTGCTCCCGTGCGCCGTACCGCCCCACAAGCCGGAGGGTCTCGTGGCGAGCGACGACGACCGACTGGCGATGCTCCGCCTCGCCGTGGCCGATCGCCACGGACTCGAGCTTTGCACGTGGGAGGTCGATCGAGGAGGACGGCACTACACGATCGACACGCTGCGCGCGCTGCGTCGCGCGCACGGCTGGGATCCGGTGTTCGTCGTCGGCATGGACGCCCTGGCGGACCTCGCGTCGTGGCGCGAGCCCGACCGGCTGCTCGCGGAGTTCGACCTCGTCGCGGTCGACCGGCCGGGACGGACCATCGAGGAAGCGGCCGCGAGGATCGCCGGGCTCGGCGCCACGCGCGTTCGCGCCTGGGACGGTTCGGCCGACGTGGGTCGGGGGGGGCGCGTGTTCCATCTCGGAATCCCGCCGCGGGACGTCTCGGCCAGCGAGATCCGACGCCGTTGCGCCGCGGGCGAACCGCTGGACGACCTTGTTCCCCCCGCGGTAGCCCGGTATATTCGCGAGCGAAAGCTCTACCGTCTGGAGGCCGCGCGCTGACCCGCGAACTTCGAGAGACCGTCGAAGCCATCCGCGACAAGAAGGGCGAGGACATCCTCGTCCTGGACCTTCGCGGACTGTGCGATTTCACCGACTGGTTCGTCATCACCCACGGATCGAGCGACCGACAGGTCGCCGCGATCGCCGACGCGGTCGAGGAACGGCTCGAGGGCGAGTGCAAACGCTCGCCCCGTCACGTCGAGGGGCGCCGCGTGGGCGAGTGGGTGCTCCTCGACTACTACGACTTCGTGGTGCACGTCTTCCTCGAGGAGCGCCGGCGGTTTTTCGGGCTGGAGCGCCTCTGGGGCGACGCCCCGCGAGCCGAGACCCTTCCGGAAGCGGAACCCGCGCCCGCCGCCAAGGCGGCCGCGCGACGCCGAGCCCCCGCCCGCAAGCGCCGGGCGTGACCGCGCTCACGACGCACGACCCGGTCCTCCGGGGTGTTCTCGACGCGGCGGCGCGCGCCGCGGTCACCCAGGCCAACGTGCTGATCACCGGAGAATCGGGAACGGGCAAGACCCGCCTGGCGCGCTGGATCCATGCACGAAGCCCACGGAAGTCCGGGCCTTTCGTCGAAGTCCATGCGGCGAGCCTCCCGGGCGAGTTGCTCGAGAGCGAGTTGTTCGGACACGAGGCGGGGGCGTTCACCGGAGCGACCGCCGTGCGCATCGGACGCTTCGAGTCCGCCGGCGGCGGAACGCTTTATCTCGACGAGGTCCAGGAGCTCGCGCTCGAAGCCCAGGCCAAGGTCCTCCGTGCGATCGAGGAACGCCGGTTCGAGCGGATCGGCGGGGTGGCGACCGTCGAGGTCGACGTGCGCATCGTCGCGTCGACGCGGGAGAGCCCCGAACGCCTCGTCGAGGACGGCCGCCTCCGGGGCGATCTCCTCTATCGCCTCGACGTGGTGCGGCTCGAGTTGCCCCCGCTGCGGGAGCGCCTCGCCGATCTGGAAGGGCTCGTCGGCGAGCTGCTCGGGGAGATCTCGCCGTCGGGCGGCGTCCGGCGGCTGAGCGTCGCCGCCCTGGCGCGCCTTCGCGCGCACGACTGGCCCGGCAACGTCCGCGAGTTGCGTCACGTGCTCGAGGCGGCGGCCCTCAACGCCGAGACCGAAGCGATCGACGTGGAGCACCTGCCTTCGACGCTCGCCGCGGGGGGGCGCGCCGCGATCCGGGCGGCGGCTCATGCGGGACGATCGCTCGCCGACGTGGAGGCCGCCTATATCGACGAGGTGCTCCGGCGGGTCCGCGGGAACAAGAGCGCCGCCGCGCGGATCCTCGGCATCCATCGCAAGACGCTTCACGAGAGGCTGCGCCGCGGCGGCCCCCCTCGATGAGATTCCGGCTGCTGTGCGTCGGCCGGCCCCGCGACGCCCGGCTCGCGGCGCTGCACGATGATTACGCCGCGCGCATCCGGAAGTTCGGCGTGACGTGGGACTCGCGGCACGTCGCGGAGGAACGGCCCGGCGGACGCTTCTCGGACGCACACGTCCGCGAGCGGGAGGCCCGGCACCTCGCCGACGCGATCGACGAGGCGGAGGCCGTCGTGGCCCTGGATGCGCTCGGCCAGGAGCTCACGAGCGAGGAGCTCGCGGTCCGGCTCGGCCGCTGGGCGGCTCCCCGGGCGGTCTTCGTCGTGGGTGGACCGCTCGGGCTCGACCCCGCCTGGCGCGGGCGCGCGACGGCGACCTGGTCCCTGTCCCGACTGACGTTCCCCCACGAGCTCGTCCGGGTGATCGTCGCGGAACAGGTCTACCGCGCCTTGTGCATCACGCGGGGGATCCCGTACCACAAGTGAGGGGCGTCCGTTGACGGCGCCGCCGGGCGGGCGTTAATCTCCCGATCTCGTGAAGATCCGAACCCTCCTCCTCATC encodes the following:
- a CDS encoding gliding-motility protein MglA, producing the protein MTFINYAAREINCKIVYYGPGLCGKTTNIQFIYDKTNPQAKGKLISLATETDRTLFFDFLPIELGSIRGFRTRFHLYTVPGQVFYDASRKLILKGVDGVVFVADSQEARMDANVESIRNLAYNLREHGYDVGSIPYVLQLNKRDLPTAVPVDAMAKALRRGDEPVFEAVAFKGIGVFDTLKAVVKQVLVNLKSR
- the rplU gene encoding 50S ribosomal protein L21; the protein is MYAVIETGGKQHRVEVGEVVQVERTGAELGAKVVFDRVLMVGDGSAVRVGSPSVEGATVRGTVLELDRAKKVLTYQYRRRQNSSRKRRGHRQDYMAVKIDAIQG
- the rpmA gene encoding 50S ribosomal protein L27 codes for the protein MAHKKAGGSSRNGRDSNSQRLGVKAFDGEAVLGGAIIVRQRGTPIKPGLNVGRGKDDTLFAMVAGKVKFRDRGKMGRFVNIVPAE
- the obgE gene encoding GTPase ObgE, which encodes MFVDEATVQVHGGDGGNGCCSFRREKYVPKGGPDGGDGGAGGSVVLVADPEVSTLLPFRYKTIFKAERGRHGEGANRSGRSGADLEVHVPPGTLVWSEDRTRRLAWLAEPGARWVAARGGRGGRGNSRFATSTNQAPTRHEPGEPGEQGVLRLELRLLADVGLVGFPNAGKSTLISRISAARPKIADYPFTTLEPHLGVVDLGDRPGFVVADIPGLIEGAHGGAGLGDRFLRHIERCRLLLHLVDPAAPDRDPVRDAEIIDRELAAYSGTLAEKPRIVVVTKSDALQDRSALGRIDAWARSRGFECLVVSAVSGEGLPALLHAAADALERLPRASAESEDLAG
- the nadD gene encoding nicotinate-nucleotide adenylyltransferase; protein product: MSLAVGLLGGTFDPVHEGHLHAATCVRSALGLPRVALLPCAVPPHKPEGLVASDDDRLAMLRLAVADRHGLELCTWEVDRGGRHYTIDTLRALRRAHGWDPVFVVGMDALADLASWREPDRLLAEFDLVAVDRPGRTIEEAAARIAGLGATRVRAWDGSADVGRGGRVFHLGIPPRDVSASEIRRRCAAGEPLDDLVPPAVARYIRERKLYRLEAAR
- the rsfS gene encoding ribosome silencing factor, which codes for MRRGRTAGRPCSPRGSPVYSRAKALPSGGRALTRELRETVEAIRDKKGEDILVLDLRGLCDFTDWFVITHGSSDRQVAAIADAVEERLEGECKRSPRHVEGRRVGEWVLLDYYDFVVHVFLEERRRFFGLERLWGDAPRAETLPEAEPAPAAKAAARRRAPARKRRA
- a CDS encoding sigma-54 dependent transcriptional regulator — translated: MTALTTHDPVLRGVLDAAARAAVTQANVLITGESGTGKTRLARWIHARSPRKSGPFVEVHAASLPGELLESELFGHEAGAFTGATAVRIGRFESAGGGTLYLDEVQELALEAQAKVLRAIEERRFERIGGVATVEVDVRIVASTRESPERLVEDGRLRGDLLYRLDVVRLELPPLRERLADLEGLVGELLGEISPSGGVRRLSVAALARLRAHDWPGNVRELRHVLEAAALNAETEAIDVEHLPSTLAAGGRAAIRAAAHAGRSLADVEAAYIDEVLRRVRGNKSAAARILGIHRKTLHERLRRGGPPR
- a CDS encoding 23S rRNA (pseudouridine(1915)-N(3))-methyltransferase RlmH, with translation MRFRLLCVGRPRDARLAALHDDYAARIRKFGVTWDSRHVAEERPGGRFSDAHVREREARHLADAIDEAEAVVALDALGQELTSEELAVRLGRWAAPRAVFVVGGPLGLDPAWRGRATATWSLSRLTFPHELVRVIVAEQVYRALCITRGIPYHK